A genomic segment from Garra rufa chromosome 5, GarRuf1.0, whole genome shotgun sequence encodes:
- the LOC141335890 gene encoding cerebellin-2-like — protein sequence MKLEISIALLLCVWATLAQDLMNPTIDILGEIQKIKTMEEKLNALFNEVKTLRSKYEEGVKVAFSASLSASLGSKYFGPHAEATTLVYKHVFTNIGNAYDTNTGIFTAPVKGVYFFNFVVFNVDEVSTGVRLIKNGKLVLTASDNAPGEGTEDTSSNSVSLILEQGDKIHIELIESRRIYTDSWRRNTFSGHLLFTL from the exons ATGAAGCTGGAAATTAGCATCGCTTTACTGCTGTGCGTTTGGGCCACACTGGCACAGGATTTAATGAATCCGACAATAGACATCCTTGGTGAAATCCAAAAGATTAAAACCATGGAGGAAAAGTTAAATGCTCTATTTAATGAAGTCAAGACACTAAGAAGCAAGTATGAag AGGGGGTGAAAGTAGCCTTTTCAGCCTCACTGTCAGCTTCACTGGGCAGCAAATATTTTGGGCCTCATGCAGAAGCAACCACTCTTGTGTATAAACATGTATTTACTAACATTGGAAATGCCTATGACACTAATACAG GAATCTTCACTGCACCAGTAAAAGGAGTTTATTTCTTCAACTTTGTGGTCTTCAATGTTGATGAGGTGTCAACCGGTGTTAGACTGATAAAAAATGGCAAACTTGTGCTCACAGCATCAGATAACGCTCCTGGGGAAGGCACTGAAGACACTTCGAGCAACTCTGTTAGTCTTATTCTTGAACAAGGGGACAAAATACATATTGAGCTCATAGAGAGCCGTCGTATCTACACAGATAGCTGGAGACGCAACACCTTCAGTGGGCACCTACTTTTTACTTTGTGA